From Caminibacter mediatlanticus TB-2, the proteins below share one genomic window:
- a CDS encoding flagellar export protein FliJ → MKTKFDSVVKIKKQKVDKIERNIQKINSSIKMLKMKIEELRKSFNSLSLPSSGNFATLQQISLQKNTFLSEIKSYENQIKILENRKSELIKELKKANIEYEKMKYLQNEEIKKKIKNIRLKESKEMDEIAIILRNK, encoded by the coding sequence ATGAAAACTAAATTTGATAGTGTAGTTAAAATAAAAAAACAAAAAGTAGATAAAATTGAAAGAAATATTCAAAAAATAAATTCTTCAATAAAAATGCTTAAAATGAAAATAGAAGAGTTGAGAAAAAGTTTTAATTCTCTCTCTTTACCTTCAAGTGGCAATTTTGCTACTTTGCAACAAATAAGCCTTCAAAAAAATACTTTTTTGAGTGAAATAAAATCATATGAAAATCAAATAAAAATTTTAGAAAATAGAAAAAGTGAACTTATAAAAGAGCTTAAAAAAGCAAATATTGAATACGAAAAAATGAAATATTTACAGAATGAAGAGATAAAAAAGAAAATAAAAAATATTAGATTAAAAGAATCAAAAGAGATGGATGAAATTGCTATAATTTTAAGAAATAAGTAA
- a CDS encoding nucleotide sugar dehydrogenase, whose translation MKIAIAGTGYVGLSNAVLLAQNNEVVALDIVPEKVELINKRISPIEDKEITEFFQTKKLNLKATLDKKEAYENAEYVVIATPTDYDPITNYFNTKSIESVIKDVLEINPTATIVIRSTIPIGYTERIKKEFNYKNIFFVPEFLREGKALYDSLYPSRIIVGEKSTRAEIFANLLRDGAFKETIPLLFTNNTEAEAIKLFANTYLAMRVSFFNELDTFALEKGLNTKDIIEGICLDPRIGNHYNNPSFGYGGYCLPKDTKQLLANYTIDNIPQKLIEAIVDSNTTRKEYIAKKILDKKPKKVGIYRLIMKAGSDNFRSSAIFDVINMLKPFVEMIIYEPASKDKEIDGIKVTNDLNVLNECDIILANRVDENLEKFKDKVFSRDIYREN comes from the coding sequence ATGAAAATAGCAATAGCCGGGACTGGATATGTGGGACTTTCTAACGCAGTGCTTTTAGCTCAAAATAATGAAGTTGTAGCACTTGATATAGTCCCTGAAAAAGTTGAACTTATAAATAAAAGAATCTCACCAATTGAAGATAAAGAAATAACAGAATTTTTCCAAACAAAAAAACTAAATCTAAAAGCCACACTTGATAAAAAAGAAGCATATGAAAATGCAGAATATGTTGTAATAGCAACTCCAACTGATTATGACCCAATTACAAATTACTTTAATACAAAATCAATTGAGAGTGTAATAAAAGATGTGTTAGAGATTAATCCAACAGCTACAATTGTAATCCGCTCAACTATTCCAATAGGATATACAGAAAGAATAAAAAAAGAGTTTAATTACAAAAATATCTTTTTTGTACCTGAATTTTTGCGTGAGGGAAAAGCACTATATGATAGCTTATATCCAAGTAGAATTATTGTAGGAGAAAAATCAACTCGGGCTGAAATATTTGCAAACTTACTTAGAGATGGTGCTTTTAAAGAGACAATTCCACTTTTATTTACAAACAATACAGAAGCGGAAGCAATAAAGCTATTTGCAAATACTTATCTTGCAATGAGAGTTAGCTTTTTTAACGAACTTGATACATTTGCACTTGAAAAAGGCCTTAATACAAAAGATATAATTGAAGGAATTTGCCTTGATCCAAGAATAGGAAATCACTACAACAACCCAAGCTTTGGATATGGAGGATACTGCCTTCCAAAAGATACAAAACAACTTTTAGCAAATTATACAATTGATAATATCCCTCAAAAATTAATAGAAGCAATAGTAGATTCAAATACTACAAGAAAAGAGTATATAGCTAAAAAAATACTTGATAAAAAACCAAAAAAAGTAGGAATATATAGACTTATAATGAAAGCAGGAAGCGATAATTTTAGAAGTTCTGCAATATTTGATGTAATAAATATGCTAAAACCTTTTGTTGAGATGATTATATACGAACCTGCAAGTAAAGATAAAGAAATTGATGGAATTAAAGTTACAAATGATTTAAATGTTCTTAATGAATGTGATATAATTTTGGCTAATAGAGTAGATGAAAATTTAGAAAAATTTAAAGATAAAGTGTTTAGTAGAGATATTTATAGGGAGAATTGA
- the galE gene encoding UDP-glucose 4-epimerase GalE, with the protein MILVTGGAGYIGSHVVKLLLENSNEDIVVIDNLVSGFKSTIDTLQKIRPFKFIETDLSNWDEIRGIFKSFDFDSIIHFAASLIVPESVENPLKYYLNNTANTANLIKLANEYGVEKFVFSSTAAVYGEPDIKIENGELKMDNVGIDENYPTNPINPYGWSKRFSEQILQDTAKANPNLKYVIFRYFNVAGASPDLTIGQKTKNATHLIKVASECACGKRDKMYIFGSDYNTPDGTCIRDYIHVMDLADAHIKALEYLEKNESDIFNLGYSKGSSVKEVIDTVKKVSGVDFKVENAPRRAGDPAILIANANKVKEKMGWVPKYDDLEFICKTAYEYEKGLK; encoded by the coding sequence ATGATATTAGTAACAGGGGGTGCTGGATATATAGGAAGTCATGTAGTAAAACTTCTTCTTGAAAATAGCAACGAAGATATAGTAGTAATTGATAATTTAGTAAGCGGATTTAAATCTACAATAGATACTTTACAAAAAATTAGACCTTTTAAGTTTATTGAAACTGATTTAAGTAACTGGGATGAAATTAGAGGAATATTTAAATCATTTGATTTTGATTCGATAATACATTTTGCAGCAAGTTTGATAGTACCTGAAAGCGTTGAAAATCCACTTAAATATTATCTAAATAATACTGCAAATACAGCTAATTTAATAAAACTTGCAAATGAATATGGAGTTGAAAAGTTTGTTTTCTCTTCAACAGCAGCAGTATATGGCGAACCAGATATAAAAATAGAGAATGGAGAATTGAAAATGGACAATGTAGGTATTGATGAAAATTATCCTACAAATCCTATTAACCCTTATGGATGGAGTAAACGTTTTAGTGAACAGATACTTCAAGATACTGCAAAAGCAAATCCTAATTTAAAATATGTAATTTTTAGATATTTTAATGTTGCAGGTGCAAGTCCTGATTTAACAATTGGTCAAAAAACAAAAAATGCAACTCATTTAATAAAAGTAGCAAGTGAGTGTGCATGTGGTAAAAGAGATAAAATGTATATATTTGGAAGCGATTATAATACACCTGATGGTACTTGTATAAGAGATTATATTCATGTAATGGACTTAGCTGATGCACATATAAAAGCATTAGAATATTTAGAAAAAAATGAGAGTGATATATTTAATCTGGGATATAGCAAAGGTAGTAGTGTAAAAGAGGTTATTGATACAGTTAAAAAGGTAAGTGGAGTTGATTTTAAAGTAGAAAATGCACCAAGAAGAGCAGGAGACCCAGCTATACTTATAGCAAATGCAAATAAAGTAAAAGAAAAAATGGGATGGGTTCCAAAATATGATGATTTAGAATTTATTTGTAAAACAGCTTATGAATATGAAAAGGGGTTAAAATGA
- a CDS encoding adenylosuccinate synthase, which translates to MLMVDMVVGLQWGDEGKGKIVDLIAKNYDIVIRSQGGHNAGHTVVVDSKKYALHLLPSGVLNPNAVNVIANGVVVYPPQLIKEIEEFDKDIKNKLIISDKAHMILDHHIAIDRAREKLRGKNAIGTTGRGIGPAYADKIARVGVRMGELKNIEKLLEKLNHYYEMNKGYFEYLGVEIPKIEELKKELEYWKEELGDLITDTTKFLWDNFDKNMLLEGAQATLLDIDHGTYPYVTSSNTIASGALTGSGIPPKRLNKVIGIAKAYTTRVGNGPFPTEEISSLGDKIRENGAEFGTTTGRPRRCGWFDLVACKYAVTINGCDEVAIMKLDVLDGFDEVKICVAYQKNSEIIDYFPSDLEDVEPIYERLRGWDKTAGITKWDNLPENAKKYIEFIEDKIKTKIKYISTGPDRDSTIIR; encoded by the coding sequence ATATTGATGGTTGATATGGTTGTTGGTCTTCAATGGGGAGATGAAGGAAAAGGTAAAATTGTTGATTTAATAGCAAAAAACTATGATATTGTAATTAGAAGTCAAGGTGGTCACAATGCTGGTCATACAGTTGTTGTAGATTCTAAAAAATATGCACTTCATTTACTTCCAAGTGGAGTATTAAATCCAAATGCAGTAAATGTAATTGCAAATGGAGTTGTAGTTTATCCTCCTCAACTTATAAAAGAGATTGAAGAATTTGATAAAGATATAAAAAATAAACTTATTATTTCAGATAAAGCTCATATGATACTTGACCATCATATTGCAATTGACAGGGCAAGAGAAAAACTTAGAGGCAAAAATGCAATTGGTACAACAGGCAGAGGAATTGGCCCAGCTTATGCTGATAAAATTGCGAGAGTTGGTGTAAGGATGGGTGAGCTTAAAAATATAGAAAAATTACTTGAAAAACTAAATCATTATTATGAAATGAATAAAGGATATTTTGAGTATTTAGGAGTTGAAATTCCAAAAATAGAAGAATTAAAAAAAGAGTTAGAATATTGGAAAGAAGAGTTAGGAGATTTAATTACTGATACTACAAAATTTTTGTGGGATAATTTTGATAAAAATATGTTACTTGAAGGAGCACAAGCAACTCTTCTTGATATAGACCACGGGACTTATCCATATGTTACAAGCTCAAATACAATTGCAAGTGGAGCGCTTACAGGTAGTGGAATTCCTCCAAAAAGACTTAATAAAGTAATAGGAATTGCAAAAGCTTATACTACAAGAGTAGGAAATGGTCCTTTCCCAACAGAAGAGATTAGTAGTTTAGGAGATAAGATTAGAGAAAATGGAGCAGAGTTTGGTACAACAACTGGAAGACCAAGAAGATGTGGATGGTTTGATTTAGTTGCGTGCAAATATGCAGTTACTATTAATGGATGTGATGAAGTGGCTATTATGAAACTTGATGTTTTAGATGGATTTGATGAGGTAAAAATATGTGTAGCTTATCAAAAAAATAGTGAAATTATTGATTATTTTCCAAGTGATTTAGAAGATGTAGAGCCTATTTATGAGAGATTAAGAGGCTGGGATAAAACAGCTGGTATTACAAAATGGGACAACTTACCAGAAAATGCAAAAAAATATATTGAGTTTATTGAAGATAAAATAAAAACTAAAATTAAATATATATCAACAGGACCTGATAGAGATTCAACGATTATTAGATGA
- the rfbC gene encoding dTDP-4-dehydrorhamnose 3,5-epimerase — MKFIPTKIPEVVIIEPKVFGDDRGYFMETFRQDLFEKNIRKIDFIQDNESKSKRGVLRGLHYQLPPFAQSKLVRVIKGKVLDVAVDIRKNSPTFKQYVAVELSEENKRQLFIPRGFAHGFLVLSDEAIFTYKVDNYYSPEHDRSIRFDDLEIGIDWNFPKEELIISEKDKNAPFLKDAEIFESMENY; from the coding sequence ATGAAATTTATACCAACTAAAATACCAGAAGTAGTAATAATAGAACCAAAAGTATTTGGAGATGATAGAGGCTATTTTATGGAGACTTTTAGGCAGGATTTATTTGAAAAAAATATTAGAAAAATAGATTTTATCCAAGATAATGAATCAAAAAGTAAAAGAGGAGTTTTAAGAGGACTTCATTATCAATTGCCTCCATTTGCACAAAGTAAGCTTGTAAGAGTAATAAAAGGAAAAGTATTAGATGTAGCAGTAGATATAAGAAAAAATTCACCAACATTTAAACAATATGTAGCAGTTGAACTTAGCGAAGAGAATAAAAGACAACTTTTTATTCCAAGAGGATTTGCCCATGGATTTTTAGTATTGAGTGATGAGGCGATATTTACTTATAAAGTAGATAATTATTATTCTCCTGAGCATGATAGAAGTATAAGATTTGATGATTTAGAAATTGGTATAGATTGGAATTTTCCAAAAGAAGAGTTGATTATTTCAGAGAAAGATAAAAATGCACCATTTTTAAAAGATGCAGAGATATTTGAGTCAATGGAAAATTATTAA
- a CDS encoding pyridoxal-phosphate-dependent aminotransferase family protein yields the protein MILATPGPVEVPLFVRETFLKEIIHHRTPEFKEILIESLNRFKNLTHLDEAVFLSSSGTGAMESAVINVVKKKALTINAGKFGERWGKICNAHNIEFKELKYGWDTPASVEEIVSEIKSGEYDSLFIQISESSGGLRHPVEEIAAEIKLINPDVIIVADGITALGVEDIDTTNIDIVVGGSQKAFMLPPGLSMLGLSEKAVERIGSGRGFYFNLANEIKKQRDGSTAFTPAVTLIIALNEVLKKLEEIGLENHYENTANRHKALISAIESIGLSIYPQVPAKSMAAVYFEKAEELRKVLKTKFKINVAGGQDFMKGKLFRINNMGLIDEWKMKYIVDSLELVLEELGIRKYDSTAIKAYNIDRF from the coding sequence ATGATATTAGCAACACCAGGGCCAGTTGAAGTTCCTTTATTTGTAAGAGAGACTTTTTTAAAAGAGATTATTCATCATAGAACTCCTGAATTTAAAGAGATTTTAATTGAGAGTTTAAATAGATTTAAAAATCTAACTCATTTAGATGAAGCAGTTTTTCTATCAAGCTCAGGTACAGGTGCTATGGAATCTGCTGTAATTAATGTTGTTAAGAAAAAAGCACTAACAATTAATGCAGGAAAATTTGGTGAGAGATGGGGTAAAATTTGTAATGCTCATAATATTGAGTTTAAAGAATTAAAATATGGTTGGGATACTCCTGCAAGTGTTGAAGAAATTGTAAGTGAAATTAAAAGTGGTGAGTATGATAGTTTGTTTATTCAAATTAGTGAGAGTAGTGGAGGGCTTAGACATCCTGTTGAAGAGATTGCAGCTGAGATTAAGTTAATTAATCCAGATGTAATAATTGTTGCAGATGGAATTACAGCATTAGGTGTTGAAGATATCGATACTACAAATATTGATATTGTAGTTGGAGGAAGTCAAAAAGCATTTATGCTACCACCTGGACTTAGTATGCTTGGACTTAGTGAAAAAGCAGTTGAGAGAATAGGGAGTGGAAGAGGATTTTATTTTAATTTAGCAAATGAAATTAAAAAACAAAGAGATGGTTCAACTGCATTTACCCCGGCTGTTACATTAATTATTGCATTAAATGAAGTTCTTAAAAAATTAGAAGAAATAGGGCTTGAAAATCATTATGAAAATACAGCAAACAGACACAAAGCCTTAATTTCAGCAATTGAGTCAATAGGGCTTAGTATTTATCCGCAGGTGCCTGCAAAATCAATGGCTGCTGTATATTTTGAAAAAGCAGAAGAACTTAGAAAAGTTTTAAAAACTAAATTCAAAATAAATGTGGCTGGTGGTCAAGATTTTATGAAAGGTAAATTATTTAGGATAAATAATATGGGGCTTATTGATGAGTGGAAAATGAAGTATATTGTGGATAGTTTAGAATTAGTATTAGAAGAACTTGGAATTAGAAAATATGATTCAACTGCAATAAAGGCGTATAATATTGATAGATTTTAG
- a CDS encoding Sua5/YciO/YrdC/YwlC family protein: MNQNKIYLTQTDTTVGFLSKNKEKLNKIKQRNLNKKILREVDSLYTLKKFVRVPNKFKKQVRRAKKTTFIYSNGESFRVVRDKKHLEFLKKFKWMYSTSANLTGRYFDEDWAKSVADIIVGSDFFEGKPSTIYKLSKTNIKRIR; this comes from the coding sequence TTGAATCAAAATAAAATTTATTTAACCCAAACAGACACAACTGTTGGATTTTTATCTAAAAATAAAGAAAAATTAAATAAGATTAAACAAAGGAATTTAAATAAAAAAATTTTAAGAGAAGTTGATAGTTTATATACTCTAAAAAAGTTTGTAAGAGTACCAAATAAATTTAAAAAGCAAGTTAGAAGAGCTAAAAAAACTACTTTTATTTATTCAAATGGTGAGAGTTTTAGAGTAGTAAGAGATAAAAAGCATTTGGAATTTTTAAAAAAATTTAAATGGATGTATTCAACATCTGCTAATTTAACAGGAAGATATTTTGATGAGGATTGGGCTAAAAGTGTAGCTGATATAATTGTTGGAAGTGACTTTTTTGAAGGAAAACCTTCAACTATTTATAAACTTTCTAAAACTAATATAAAAAGGATTAGATAA
- a CDS encoding four helix bundle protein — protein MLDGNLIAIKSYNFAFNIIELYKFLSESKKEYILSKQLLRCGTSVGANIQEAQAGINKKDFIAKMSIAAKEALETRYWINLLIDSGYISKDKQKTKYILEKIESIIKILTKIIKTSQKEKNE, from the coding sequence ATGTTAGATGGAAATTTAATAGCAATTAAGAGTTATAATTTTGCATTCAACATAATAGAGCTATATAAGTTTTTATCAGAAAGTAAAAAAGAATATATTTTATCTAAACAGTTATTAAGATGTGGCACATCAGTCGGTGCAAATATTCAAGAAGCACAAGCAGGGATAAATAAAAAAGATTTTATTGCTAAAATGAGTATAGCAGCAAAAGAAGCATTAGAAACAAGATATTGGATAAATTTATTAATTGATAGTGGATATATTTCAAAAGATAAACAAAAAACAAAATATATATTAGAAAAGATTGAATCAATAATAAAAATTTTAACAAAAATTATAAAAACATCTCAAAAGGAAAAAAATGAATAA
- the galU gene encoding UTP--glucose-1-phosphate uridylyltransferase GalU: MIKKALFPAAGYGTRFLPATKSVPKEMLPVVNKPLIHYGIKECMNAGIFEIGFVTGRNKRAIEDYLDFSPELEEKVKDSSKAKLLHETNEMIKKCTFTYVRQKEMLGLGHAVLTGEPLIGNNPFAVILADDLCEGDVMSQMVKLYNKFRCTIVAIEEVPKEEVNKYGVIKGKQIEDGIYMVDDMVEKPEIDKAPSNLAIIGRYILTPDIFDLLRDTKPGKGGEIQLTDALLKQAKEGMVIAYKFKGKRFDCGSVTGFIEATNYFYEKEFK, from the coding sequence ATGATTAAAAAAGCACTATTTCCAGCAGCAGGATATGGAACAAGATTTTTACCAGCAACTAAGTCAGTACCAAAAGAGATGCTTCCAGTTGTTAATAAGCCTTTGATTCATTATGGGATTAAAGAGTGTATGAATGCAGGTATTTTTGAGATTGGATTTGTTACAGGAAGAAATAAAAGGGCAATTGAAGATTATCTTGACTTTTCACCTGAACTTGAAGAAAAAGTAAAAGATTCTTCAAAAGCAAAACTTCTTCATGAGACAAATGAAATGATTAAAAAATGTACTTTTACATATGTGAGACAAAAAGAGATGTTAGGTCTTGGTCATGCTGTTTTAACAGGAGAGCCATTAATTGGGAATAATCCATTTGCAGTTATTTTGGCTGATGATTTGTGTGAGGGAGATGTGATGTCTCAAATGGTAAAGCTTTATAATAAATTTAGATGTACTATTGTAGCAATAGAAGAAGTGCCAAAAGAAGAGGTAAATAAATATGGAGTTATTAAAGGTAAACAGATAGAAGATGGAATTTATATGGTTGATGATATGGTTGAAAAACCTGAGATTGATAAAGCACCAAGTAATTTAGCAATTATTGGAAGATATATCCTAACACCTGATATTTTTGATTTACTAAGAGATACAAAGCCAGGAAAAGGTGGAGAAATACAACTCACAGATGCACTACTAAAACAAGCAAAAGAAGGAATGGTCATAGCATATAAATTTAAAGGTAAAAGATTTGATTGTGGAAGTGTAACTGGCTTTATTGAAGCTACTAACTATTTTTATGAGAAGGAATTTAAATGA
- the rfbD gene encoding dTDP-4-dehydrorhamnose reductase, whose translation MNNINILVTGSSGQLGSELRMLNDKFKMLNYRCFFTDKNELDITDFKKVKDFIEKNDIKIIINTAAYTAVDKAEEEKELAELINYKAVENLAKISKEKDIFLVHISTDYVFNGKNYRPYVEEDKTDPINYYGLTKLKGEEAIKKINPKGVIIRTSWVYSSFGKNFVKTMLNLAKTKKELNIIFDQIGTPTYARDLAEVILRILDVKFKITDSNNNLTSNIKHLPSNVEIYHYSNEGVCSWYDFAKAIFEIEGIDIKVNPIESKDYPTPAKRPFYSVLNKSKIKKDFNIEIPYWKESLKKMLNERF comes from the coding sequence ATGAATAATATTAATATATTAGTAACAGGGAGTAGTGGACAACTTGGAAGTGAACTTAGGATGTTAAATGATAAATTTAAAATGTTAAATTATAGATGTTTTTTCACAGATAAAAATGAACTTGATATAACAGATTTTAAAAAAGTAAAAGATTTTATAGAAAAAAATGATATTAAGATAATTATAAATACAGCTGCATATACAGCGGTTGATAAAGCAGAAGAAGAAAAAGAGTTAGCAGAGCTTATAAATTATAAAGCAGTTGAAAATTTAGCAAAAATAAGTAAAGAAAAAGATATATTTTTAGTTCATATTTCAACAGATTATGTATTTAATGGGAAAAATTATAGACCATATGTAGAAGAAGACAAAACTGACCCAATAAATTATTATGGACTTACTAAATTAAAAGGTGAAGAAGCAATAAAAAAAATAAATCCAAAAGGTGTAATTATAAGGACTTCTTGGGTATATAGTAGCTTTGGGAAAAATTTTGTAAAAACAATGCTTAATTTGGCAAAGACAAAAAAAGAATTAAATATTATATTTGACCAAATAGGAACTCCTACTTATGCAAGAGACCTTGCCGAAGTAATACTTCGAATTTTAGATGTTAAATTTAAAATTACAGATTCAAATAATAATTTAACATCTAACATTAAACATTTACCATCTAATGTAGAAATTTATCATTATAGTAATGAAGGAGTTTGTAGTTGGTATGATTTTGCAAAAGCAATATTTGAGATAGAAGGGATTGATATAAAAGTTAATCCAATAGAGAGTAAGGACTATCCAACACCAGCAAAAAGACCATTTTATTCAGTACTTAATAAGTCTAAAATAAAAAAAGATTTTAATATCGAAATTCCTTATTGGAAGGAGAGCTTAAAAAAAATGTTAAATGAAAGATTTTAA
- the rfbB gene encoding dTDP-glucose 4,6-dehydratase — MNNNLTSNIKNLKSILITGGAGFIGSNFIPYFLEKYPEYNVINLDKLTYAGNLENLKEVDENQRYKFIKGDICNRELVEYIFNEFDIGGVIHFAAESHVDNSIKNPDVFVKTNVNGTFTLIDVAYKYWMQGPFKYKEKYKDCRFHHISTDEVYGTLSDDPNELFTEETPYRPNSPYSASKASSDMIVRSYHHTYGMNTIITNCSNNYGPKQHDEKLIPTIIRNAINLNPIPIYGDGKNIRDWLYVLDHCKGIDLAYHKGKSGETYNIGGRNERTNIYIANKICEILDELYPIEQNSKFSTLNSQLKSYKDLITFVSDRPGHDRRYAIDASKIENELGWRADENFESGIVKTIKWYLRKYLDNAK; from the coding sequence ATGAATAATAATTTAACATCTAACATCAAAAATCTAAAATCAATATTAATTACCGGCGGGGCTGGATTTATAGGAAGTAATTTTATTCCATATTTTTTAGAAAAGTATCCAGAATATAATGTAATAAATCTTGATAAATTAACTTATGCAGGCAATTTAGAAAATTTAAAAGAAGTAGATGAAAATCAAAGATATAAATTTATAAAAGGTGATATTTGTAATAGAGAATTAGTTGAATATATTTTTAATGAATTTGATATTGGGGGAGTAATTCATTTTGCAGCAGAATCTCATGTAGATAATTCAATTAAAAATCCAGATGTATTTGTAAAAACAAATGTAAATGGGACTTTTACTTTAATAGATGTTGCATATAAATATTGGATGCAAGGGCCTTTTAAATATAAAGAAAAATATAAAGATTGTAGATTCCATCATATATCAACAGATGAAGTATATGGGACATTATCTGATGATCCAAATGAATTATTCACAGAAGAGACACCTTATAGACCTAATTCACCATACTCTGCAAGTAAAGCAAGTAGTGATATGATAGTTAGAAGTTATCATCATACTTATGGAATGAATACAATAATAACAAATTGTTCAAACAATTATGGACCAAAGCAACATGATGAAAAATTAATTCCTACAATTATAAGAAATGCTATAAATTTAAATCCAATACCAATTTATGGAGATGGAAAAAACATAAGAGATTGGTTATATGTGTTAGATCATTGCAAGGGAATAGATTTAGCATATCACAAAGGAAAAAGTGGAGAGACATATAATATTGGTGGAAGAAATGAAAGGACTAATATTTATATTGCAAATAAAATATGTGAAATCCTTGATGAACTTTATCCTATTGAACAAAATTCTAAATTCTCAACTCTCAATTCTCAATTAAAAAGTTATAAAGACCTTATAACATTTGTATCAGATAGACCAGGACATGATAGAAGATATGCAATAGATGCAAGTAAAATTGAAAATGAACTTGGATGGAGAGCTGATGAAAATTTTGAAAGTGGGATTGTGAAAACTATTAAGTGGTATTTAAGGAAGTATTTAGATAATGCTAAGTAA
- a CDS encoding ATP phosphoribosyltransferase regulatory subunit produces the protein MIFSHDIPDGAKLYFGKKAKIKREIEHIASEVFENEEYEEIVSPYFSYHQLEALNEKELIRFTDKENRTLALRGDSSIDIIRIVLKRLKSEAKKWFYIQPVFRAPSTEINQIGAEYLEGDLVEVLNTNLNIFKRLNKHYPLIISHIQIPQIVCELTDLSLDDIKHMRVYKFKEKWLKDLVKIDNKDINLKLFPEEIAKHLKEMIELAKKTNYDIILAPLYVANLKYYTGIFYRFINNNEIIAKGGEYKVEGIKSSGFSIYTDNLLKDIDG, from the coding sequence ATGATATTTTCACACGATATTCCAGATGGGGCTAAACTTTATTTTGGAAAAAAAGCAAAAATAAAAAGAGAAATAGAACATATTGCAAGTGAAGTTTTTGAAAACGAAGAATATGAAGAGATTGTAAGTCCATATTTTTCATATCATCAGCTTGAAGCGTTAAATGAAAAAGAGTTAATTAGATTTACAGATAAAGAAAATAGAACGTTGGCTCTTAGAGGAGATAGTTCAATTGATATTATAAGAATTGTATTAAAAAGATTAAAAAGTGAAGCTAAAAAGTGGTTTTATATCCAACCTGTATTTAGGGCTCCATCAACAGAGATTAATCAAATAGGTGCTGAGTATTTAGAGGGCGATTTAGTAGAAGTTTTAAATACAAATTTAAATATTTTTAAAAGATTAAATAAACATTACCCATTAATTATCTCTCACATTCAAATTCCACAAATTGTATGTGAATTAACAGACCTTAGTTTAGATGATATAAAACATATGAGAGTGTATAAATTCAAAGAAAAATGGCTAAAAGATTTAGTAAAAATAGATAATAAAGATATAAACCTTAAATTGTTTCCAGAAGAAATAGCAAAACATTTAAAAGAGATGATAGAGTTAGCTAAAAAAACTAATTATGATATTATTTTAGCTCCTTTATATGTCGCAAATCTCAAATATTATACAGGCATTTTTTATAGATTTATTAATAATAATGAAATTATTGCAAAAGGTGGTGAATATAAAGTTGAGGGAATAAAAAGTAGTGGCTTTTCAATATATACAGATAATTTATTAAAGGATATTGATGGTTGA